One Qipengyuania aurantiaca genomic region harbors:
- a CDS encoding NAD(P)H-quinone oxidoreductase, whose translation MTAMGFDTPGGPEVFRAETLDLPQPGPDQLLIEVSHAGVNRPDVIQRQGFYPPPPGASPIPGLEVSGKVVAIGPGVAPEMLNRRVCALVSGGGYAEYCLAHAAHCLSVPPHMDMAEAAAIPETLFTVWHNVFERGFAVDGETLLVHGGTSGIGTMAIQLAKAFELDVVTTAGSEEKCNAARELGADLAINYKTEDFVEKVNDFTGGKGADVILDMVSGDYVQRNLDCLAVDGRHVTIAVLGGLKAEINMAKLMSKRQVMTGSTLRPRSDEFKALLADEIYTHAWPLFEDRTIAPVMDTTFPLAEVSAAHARMEAGDHIGKIVLEVRPAE comes from the coding sequence ATGACTGCAATGGGTTTCGATACGCCCGGCGGTCCCGAAGTTTTCCGTGCAGAAACGCTCGATCTGCCCCAGCCGGGGCCGGACCAGCTGCTGATCGAGGTCAGCCACGCCGGGGTGAACCGCCCCGACGTCATCCAGCGGCAGGGCTTCTATCCGCCGCCCCCGGGCGCCTCGCCGATCCCGGGGCTTGAGGTGTCGGGCAAGGTCGTCGCCATCGGGCCGGGCGTTGCGCCAGAAATGCTCAACCGCCGCGTCTGCGCGCTGGTGAGCGGCGGGGGCTATGCCGAATACTGCCTCGCCCACGCGGCGCATTGCCTCTCGGTTCCGCCGCATATGGACATGGCCGAAGCGGCCGCCATTCCCGAAACGCTCTTTACCGTGTGGCACAACGTCTTCGAGCGCGGCTTTGCTGTCGATGGCGAGACCCTGCTGGTCCATGGCGGCACGAGCGGGATCGGCACCATGGCGATCCAGCTCGCCAAGGCCTTCGAACTCGACGTCGTCACGACCGCCGGAAGCGAGGAAAAGTGCAACGCCGCCCGCGAGTTGGGCGCGGACCTTGCGATCAATTACAAGACCGAAGACTTCGTCGAGAAGGTCAACGACTTCACCGGCGGGAAGGGCGCCGACGTCATTCTGGACATGGTGTCGGGCGACTATGTTCAGCGCAATCTCGACTGTCTCGCGGTGGATGGACGCCATGTGACCATCGCCGTGCTGGGCGGGCTCAAGGCCGAGATCAACATGGCCAAGCTGATGAGCAAGCGGCAGGTGATGACCGGCTCGACGCTGCGTCCGCGTTCGGACGAATTCAAGGCGTTGCTCGCCGACGAGATCTACACCCACGCCTGGCCGCTGTTCGAGGACAGGACCATCGCGCCGGTGATGGACACGACCTTCCCGCTCGCCGAAGTGTCCGCCGCCCATGCGCGGATGGAAGCGGGCGACCATATCGGCAAGATCGTGCTCGAGGTGCGTCCGGCGGAGTGA
- a CDS encoding DUF1192 domain-containing protein codes for MEDDDRPRPKGDAASKLAAEDLGPYSQDELDERIALLEAEIARVESHRLKAAAHRDAADALFGRKD; via the coding sequence ATGGAAGACGACGATCGTCCCCGCCCCAAAGGCGACGCCGCGAGCAAGCTCGCCGCGGAGGACCTCGGCCCCTATTCGCAGGACGAATTGGACGAACGCATCGCCCTGCTGGAAGCGGAAATCGCCCGCGTGGAATCGCACCGGCTGAAGGCCGCGGCCCATCGAGACGCGGCCGATGCGCTGTTCGGCCGAAAGGATTGA
- the clpA gene encoding ATP-dependent Clp protease ATP-binding subunit ClpA, whose amino-acid sequence MPSFAANLEKTLHTALTDAGERRHEYATLEHLLLALIGDEDAAAVMKACGVDTGELAAVVKQYLEQEYQALKSEEGADPQPTAGFQRVIQRAILHVQSSGKDTVTGANVLVALFSERDSYAVYFLQQQDMSRLDAVSYISHGIGKGGKQVEGKPPQGAEEAQGEPGAEAGKPGDKKETALDQFTVNLNQKAEDGRIDPLIGRGPEVDRTVQILCRRSKNNPLYVGDPGVGKTAIAEGLARKIVEGDVPEVLEDAVIYSLDMGALLAGTRYRGDFEERLKQVVNELEDMPEAILFIDEIHTVIGAGATSGGAMDASNLLKPALSSGAIRCIGSTTYKEFRNHFEKDRALLRRFQKIDVNEPTIEDTVAILKGLRSAFEEHHKVKYTPDAIKTAVELSARYINDRKLPDKAIDVIDEVGAMQMLVPPSRRKKKITAKEIEAVIATMARIPPKSVSSDDKKALQNLDRDLKHVVFGQDAAVDKLATAMKLSRAGLRDPDKPIGSFLFSGPTGVGKTEVARQLASIMGIELKRFDMSEYMERHSVSRLIGAPPGYVGYDQGGLLTDAIDQNPHCVLLLDEIEKAHPDLFNILLQVMDNGRLTDHHGKTVDFRNVVLIMTTNAGASDMAKQGIGFGDVSKEDASEEAVKRMFTPEFRNRLDAIVPFGYLGKSTVARVVDKFILQLELQLAEQNVDIQFDKESRAWLADKGYDKLYGARPMGRLIQEKIKQPLAEELLFGKLADGGEVSVTMKDGKPAFQLTPAPPKEKPKKKPAPKKKPAAKKKPEAGASEGKSEGDGES is encoded by the coding sequence ATGCCCAGTTTTGCCGCCAACCTCGAAAAGACCCTCCATACCGCGCTCACCGATGCGGGCGAGCGCCGCCATGAATACGCCACGCTCGAGCACCTGCTGCTCGCGCTGATCGGCGACGAGGATGCTGCCGCGGTGATGAAGGCCTGCGGCGTGGACACCGGCGAGCTTGCGGCGGTGGTGAAGCAGTATCTCGAACAGGAATACCAGGCGCTGAAGAGCGAGGAAGGCGCGGACCCGCAGCCGACCGCCGGCTTCCAGCGCGTCATCCAGCGCGCCATCCTCCATGTCCAGTCGTCGGGCAAGGATACAGTGACCGGCGCCAACGTGCTCGTCGCGCTGTTTTCCGAGCGGGACAGTTACGCCGTCTATTTCCTGCAGCAGCAGGACATGAGCCGTCTCGATGCGGTGAGCTACATCAGCCACGGCATCGGCAAGGGCGGCAAGCAGGTCGAAGGCAAGCCTCCACAGGGCGCGGAAGAAGCGCAGGGCGAACCGGGCGCCGAGGCCGGAAAGCCCGGCGACAAGAAAGAAACCGCGCTCGACCAGTTCACGGTCAATCTCAACCAGAAGGCCGAGGACGGGCGTATCGACCCGCTGATCGGCCGTGGTCCGGAAGTCGATCGGACGGTGCAGATCCTCTGCCGCCGCTCGAAGAACAACCCGCTCTATGTGGGCGATCCGGGCGTCGGCAAGACCGCGATTGCCGAAGGCCTCGCGCGCAAGATCGTCGAGGGCGACGTGCCCGAAGTGCTCGAAGACGCGGTGATCTATTCGCTCGACATGGGCGCGCTGCTTGCCGGCACGCGCTATCGCGGCGATTTCGAGGAGCGGCTGAAGCAGGTCGTCAACGAGCTGGAGGACATGCCCGAGGCAATCCTCTTCATCGACGAAATCCACACGGTGATCGGTGCCGGCGCGACCAGCGGCGGGGCGATGGACGCCTCGAACCTCCTGAAGCCTGCGCTTTCCAGCGGCGCGATCCGCTGCATCGGGTCGACCACCTACAAGGAATTCCGCAACCACTTCGAGAAGGACCGCGCATTGCTGCGCCGGTTCCAGAAGATCGACGTCAACGAACCGACGATCGAGGACACGGTGGCCATACTCAAGGGCCTGCGTTCGGCATTCGAGGAGCATCACAAGGTCAAATACACGCCCGACGCGATCAAGACCGCGGTCGAGCTGTCGGCGCGCTACATCAACGACCGCAAGCTGCCCGACAAGGCGATCGACGTGATCGACGAAGTCGGCGCGATGCAGATGCTGGTCCCGCCCAGCCGTCGCAAGAAGAAGATCACCGCCAAGGAAATCGAGGCTGTGATCGCGACTATGGCGCGCATCCCGCCCAAATCGGTGTCGAGCGACGACAAGAAGGCCCTCCAGAACCTCGACCGCGACCTCAAGCATGTCGTGTTCGGGCAGGACGCTGCCGTCGACAAGCTTGCGACCGCGATGAAGCTCAGCCGCGCCGGTTTGCGCGATCCGGACAAGCCGATCGGCTCGTTCCTGTTCAGCGGCCCGACCGGCGTCGGCAAGACCGAAGTCGCGCGCCAGCTCGCCAGCATCATGGGTATCGAATTGAAGCGCTTCGATATGTCCGAATACATGGAGCGCCACAGCGTTTCGCGCCTTATCGGTGCGCCTCCGGGCTATGTCGGATACGACCAGGGCGGTCTCCTCACCGACGCGATCGACCAGAACCCGCATTGCGTGCTGCTGCTCGACGAGATCGAGAAGGCGCATCCCGACCTCTTCAACATCCTGCTGCAGGTGATGGATAACGGCCGCCTGACCGACCATCACGGCAAGACGGTCGATTTCCGCAACGTGGTGCTCATCATGACCACCAATGCGGGCGCGTCCGATATGGCCAAGCAGGGCATCGGCTTCGGCGACGTGTCGAAGGAAGATGCGAGCGAAGAGGCCGTGAAGCGCATGTTCACGCCGGAGTTCCGCAACCGCTTGGATGCCATCGTGCCCTTCGGCTATCTCGGCAAGAGCACCGTCGCGCGCGTCGTCGACAAGTTCATCCTCCAGCTCGAACTGCAGCTGGCCGAACAGAATGTCGACATCCAGTTCGACAAGGAAAGCCGCGCCTGGCTGGCCGACAAGGGCTACGACAAGCTCTACGGGGCGAGGCCCATGGGCCGCCTGATCCAGGAAAAGATCAAGCAACCGCTCGCCGAGGAACTGCTGTTCGGCAAGCTGGCCGATGGCGGCGAGGTTTCGGTGACGATGAAGGACGGCAAACCCGCCTTCCAGCTCACCCCGGCCCCGCCCAAGGAAAAGCCCAAGAAGAAACCGGCGCCGAAGAAGAAACCTGCGGCCAAGAAGAAGCCGGAAGCGGGCGCCAGCGAAGGCAAGAGCGAGGGGGACGGCGAAAGCTGA
- a CDS encoding ABC transporter ATP-binding protein codes for MSTPVLEVRNLVKRFGDVLAVDGLSFSVAPGEIFGFLGGNGAGKTTTLRMVLDIIRPTSGEISVLGSAPDRRQAAAIGFLPEERGLYSGMSAIDTIVYFGRLKGMDTASARSRGMELLERFDLADRAKSDIGDMSKGMAQKVQLATSLVNQPQLLMLDEPFSGLDPVNQGLLENEILRASQRGAAVIFSTHVMQHAERLCNRLLLLRKGRKRFEGTLEEVRRKLPASLIANSRGDLAALPGVASAERLGTPQDGWQEWQVELDQGVEAASVLEHCSTHGVALRRWDERHASLHDIFVELVGGEGVEE; via the coding sequence ATGAGCACGCCGGTTCTGGAAGTACGCAATCTGGTCAAGCGCTTCGGCGATGTGCTCGCCGTGGACGGTCTGTCCTTTTCCGTCGCGCCGGGCGAGATCTTCGGTTTTCTTGGCGGCAATGGCGCGGGCAAGACGACGACCTTGCGCATGGTACTCGACATCATCCGGCCGACCTCCGGCGAAATTTCCGTGCTCGGAAGCGCCCCCGACCGGCGCCAGGCCGCCGCCATCGGCTTCCTGCCCGAGGAACGCGGCCTCTATTCCGGCATGAGCGCGATCGACACGATCGTCTATTTTGGTCGCCTCAAGGGCATGGACACCGCCTCTGCGCGCAGCCGGGGCATGGAACTGCTCGAACGATTCGACCTCGCCGACCGCGCCAAGAGCGATATCGGCGATATGTCCAAGGGCATGGCGCAGAAGGTCCAGCTTGCGACCAGCCTCGTGAACCAGCCGCAATTGCTGATGCTGGACGAGCCTTTTTCCGGCCTCGATCCCGTTAATCAGGGCCTGCTCGAGAACGAGATCCTGCGCGCATCGCAGCGCGGCGCGGCAGTCATTTTCTCGACTCACGTCATGCAGCACGCCGAGCGGCTCTGCAACCGCCTGCTGCTGTTGCGCAAGGGCCGCAAGCGCTTTGAGGGTACGCTGGAGGAGGTCCGCCGCAAGCTGCCCGCCAGCCTGATCGCCAACAGCCGGGGCGATCTTGCCGCCCTGCCCGGCGTCGCCTCGGCCGAAAGGCTCGGGACGCCGCAGGACGGCTGGCAGGAATGGCAGGTCGAGCTCGACCAGGGCGTCGAGGCGGCCAGCGTGCTCGAACATTGCAGCACCCACGGCGTTGCGCTTCGCCGCTGGGACGAACGCCATGCCAGCCTGCACGATATCTTCGTCGAACTGGTCGGCGGGGAAGGAGTGGAGGAATGA
- a CDS encoding ABC transporter permease: protein MMTNVLLVARREIRQILAMKSFWLTLLILPVALALGPLLGDNLSDEEPTRVAVVDRSQSGVAEALEARFAEDDDRNTLRNLSRHVQRYDLESADPDAPWSQHDRWYTAEDIAAFREAGGVDAAIEKIEAVRPEGVPEFEPEEPLYTFQPAPASLDALEGEGFAEAAQELFDSDAADAPEVVLLIGETYPADPRIGLYSANQPRSSFVTVLQEVLTGDLRTQLLAQRGISGDEARAIQSAAPAIAVTTPPPGDGAREALLVRSIVPLALSYILMMSLMLSGSWMLQGSVEERSNKLLESLLACIRPEELMYGKLLGGLSVGLLMILVWAGCAGIAAYATHGVIADMIRPALEPISSPGIILAIVYFFIAGYIGISAIFVAIGAMVDSMSEAQGYLMPVLLAILLPITFLLQMIVAGKDGLMVQVLTWVPLWTPFAVLARLGMGIETWVLIGSGLLLAVAIALELVFLGRLFRASLLSTGQKPTLKRVFERLRAKPESA from the coding sequence ATGATGACCAACGTCCTGCTCGTCGCCAGGCGCGAGATCCGCCAAATTCTTGCAATGAAGAGCTTCTGGCTCACCCTGCTCATCCTGCCCGTCGCGCTGGCGCTGGGGCCCTTGCTTGGCGACAATCTGTCGGACGAGGAGCCGACCCGCGTGGCCGTGGTCGACCGCTCGCAAAGCGGTGTGGCCGAAGCCCTCGAAGCGCGCTTTGCCGAGGATGATGACCGCAACACACTGCGCAATCTCTCGCGTCATGTGCAGCGCTACGATCTCGAGAGCGCCGATCCCGACGCGCCCTGGTCGCAGCACGACCGCTGGTACACCGCCGAGGATATTGCCGCCTTCCGCGAAGCGGGCGGCGTTGATGCCGCCATCGAGAAGATCGAGGCGGTGCGCCCCGAAGGCGTGCCCGAATTCGAACCGGAAGAGCCGCTCTACACCTTCCAACCCGCCCCTGCCTCGCTAGACGCACTGGAAGGCGAGGGATTTGCCGAAGCCGCGCAAGAACTCTTCGACAGCGATGCCGCGGACGCGCCCGAAGTGGTCCTGCTGATCGGCGAGACCTATCCGGCGGACCCGCGCATAGGGCTCTATTCCGCCAACCAGCCACGTTCGAGCTTCGTCACCGTGCTGCAGGAGGTCCTCACTGGTGACCTACGCACGCAATTGCTCGCCCAGCGCGGTATTTCGGGTGACGAGGCCCGCGCGATCCAGTCCGCCGCACCCGCTATTGCCGTCACGACACCGCCGCCGGGCGACGGCGCGCGCGAGGCGCTGCTGGTGCGCTCCATCGTGCCGCTGGCGCTGTCCTATATCCTGATGATGAGCCTGATGCTGTCGGGCAGCTGGATGCTGCAGGGCTCGGTCGAGGAACGCTCGAACAAGCTGCTGGAATCGCTCCTCGCCTGCATTCGCCCCGAAGAGCTGATGTATGGTAAGCTGCTGGGTGGCCTTTCGGTCGGGCTGCTGATGATCCTCGTATGGGCAGGTTGTGCAGGCATCGCAGCCTACGCGACCCACGGCGTGATTGCCGACATGATCCGCCCGGCGCTGGAGCCCATCTCCTCGCCCGGGATCATTCTCGCGATCGTCTACTTCTTCATCGCTGGCTATATCGGCATCTCGGCCATCTTCGTCGCCATCGGGGCGATGGTGGATTCGATGAGCGAGGCGCAGGGCTATCTCATGCCCGTGCTGCTGGCGATCCTGCTGCCGATCACCTTCCTCCTGCAGATGATCGTTGCGGGTAAGGACGGGCTGATGGTGCAGGTGCTGACCTGGGTCCCGCTGTGGACGCCCTTCGCCGTGCTCGCGCGGCTCGGCATGGGGATCGAGACCTGGGTGCTGATCGGGTCGGGCCTCCTGCTTGCCGTGGCCATCGCGCTCGAACTCGTGTTTCTCGGCCGCCTTTTCCGCGCCAGCCTGCTTTCGACCGGGCAGAAACCGACCTTGAAGCGCGTGTTCGAGCGGCTGCGCGCCAAGCCCGAAAGCGCCTGA
- a CDS encoding ligase-associated DNA damage response exonuclease yields the protein MAAPFSWIKPEPHGIYIPPADCWVDPSRAVDRALVTHGHADHARGGHGETVATPETLAIMELRYRTGAEDDAGEIPHRAVPVEYGETIRLKGGVDATYIPAGHVLGSAQILLEHAGERVIVTGDYKRRADPTCPPFEVTPCDIFITEATFGLPVFEHPPIEEEMAKLLDRLRAYPDRCVLVGAYALGKAQRVIAELRAAGHHDPIYLHGAMEKMCRLYEEHGVNLGELRLVADATKDDIRGHIVICPPSALNDRWSRRLPEPITAMASGWMRVRQRARQRNVELPLVISDHADWGELTRTIREVDAQENWITHGREDALLRWCQLHQRRARALALVGYEDEDD from the coding sequence ATGGCCGCGCCCTTTTCCTGGATCAAACCCGAACCGCACGGGATCTACATCCCGCCCGCCGATTGTTGGGTCGATCCCAGCCGCGCGGTCGACCGGGCGCTGGTCACCCATGGCCACGCCGACCATGCACGCGGCGGCCATGGCGAAACGGTGGCGACGCCCGAAACGCTGGCGATCATGGAATTGCGCTATCGCACAGGCGCCGAAGACGACGCCGGCGAGATCCCCCACCGCGCCGTGCCGGTCGAATATGGCGAGACGATCCGGCTGAAGGGCGGCGTCGACGCGACCTACATTCCCGCCGGCCACGTGCTAGGCAGTGCGCAGATCTTGCTGGAACACGCCGGCGAGCGGGTGATCGTCACCGGCGACTACAAGCGCCGCGCCGACCCCACTTGCCCGCCCTTCGAAGTCACGCCCTGCGACATTTTCATCACCGAGGCGACCTTCGGCCTGCCCGTCTTCGAGCACCCTCCCATCGAAGAGGAAATGGCGAAACTGCTCGACCGCCTGCGCGCCTATCCCGACCGTTGCGTGCTCGTCGGCGCCTACGCTCTGGGCAAGGCGCAAAGGGTCATCGCCGAACTGCGCGCGGCAGGGCATCACGATCCGATCTATCTCCACGGTGCGATGGAGAAGATGTGCCGCCTTTATGAGGAGCATGGCGTCAATCTCGGCGAATTGCGGCTGGTCGCCGACGCCACGAAGGATGACATCCGCGGCCATATCGTCATCTGCCCGCCGTCTGCGCTCAACGACCGTTGGAGCCGCCGCCTGCCCGAACCGATCACGGCCATGGCCTCGGGCTGGATGCGCGTTCGCCAGCGGGCCCGCCAGCGCAATGTCGAGCTGCCGCTGGTGATCTCCGACCACGCCGACTGGGGCGAGCTGACGCGGACGATCCGCGAAGTCGACGCGCAGGAAAACTGGATCACCCACGGGCGCGAGGACGCGCTGCTGCGCTGGTGCCAACTCCACCAGCGCCGCGCCCGCGCCTTGGCGCTGGTCGGTTACGAGGACGAGGACGACTAG